From Actinoplanes oblitus, a single genomic window includes:
- a CDS encoding LamG-like jellyroll fold domain-containing protein produces MSDVRGSVRSIRVGLSFLLTSCLVLAMEPGAVVAAPLASPNAPSGSPDTPDQVYGTAANKAHRTTAAATAPRKGAKVAPGAKVARPAGAVPEVTLHEPKRKPVSSGSLLHEDPAAKSVPQSKARAFSRQRSRNRPDLSTATTTVFENTDGTFTAEIHRAAVNRPDSAGGWVPDKALTGSATQAASATTLAAAVTNPTGQRTTSDSTYVKSGVNENFSSDNALYVGTHDGHNYNSFIKFDGFATQFQNAYILNANLYLDTEFGDTSAGFCQAAPVSVAPVTSSWNPATLKSYPGPSSGTAIGSSTFMGGVNCQNGRVWAGIALKPRTFTNWAHGWAPNYGLAITAPYTATAWKEFNPDDAYLAIEYAADGAGASYSETLYASPWNNKTGWAKVTIQNEGSATWTPTNGYKLGYQIYTVANGARTLYSTSNYLTAMPRNVAPNTSVTVTATLPALSPGETYQVCWDMVHNGQYFSGLGIPQACYALDVVNNPPVIDSLFPYNNSTQYSLTPKLYMTAHDVDAYPNTGLKYTYNLYINGSATVLATSGTTTSASWTVPAGKLSWGSTYYWRAQVTDGTTASAWSQPGYFSVPAPPQPLVTSHLGAASASSTVNGASATAGNYSTEVVDASSPAGLAAQQLEIRRTYNSMDPRLENAFGAGWSSLLDSRLIPDNDGTSSVVVVLPNGREERFGLNADGSYTSPPGARQKLVQTPAGSGHYQLRDPSGLVYEFANERVDSVSGQTYVSLQRVVDGNGRAVSLSYDTFEVAGADGVTASMLLPSSIIGGSEKRGAFGSRNELDFSWGAASIVTGSGRMALAPHVSKVSLVTLKYGLGGKFRVREWTYGYDAANNLTSVCPPDNGAACTGYSYTSGSNSGSHFSAMVTDASPLGYWRLTDAGGTTRAVDQVAANVGTFDAMLTSVTLGQPGALPGTPATSAAFNGTSSKMSLPNDLVSGSNMTVGMWFKTTQAGGTLFSYQSQPAGTAAPVFTPALYIGTEGKLHGKFWDGSATPQAVTTKAVNDGKWHYAVLAGASTKQKLYLDGAEAASLSGATIASSGQPYVTVGAGRCAGGWAACPTNNSLGWFAGQIQDVFYINKPLGLPAIQQQYAAGITAARELVTAKLPSGKTAAVVTYDALADRVNSVTTGDGGTTRFSLPSTSGSTNYYRGAVLSTRPILGYPLNEESGTVARNLLGLNPSTDDHQDGVYNDVVLGVPGIFGDDGDTAASFNGSSSYLSLPPGSVDVNTSASVGLWFRTKTAGGVLFSYQNTPINDTVPQYFTPLLYIGTDGKLRGQQYDGTASPITSLAAVNDGNWHMALITAAGATQKLWLDGVAQGTRTGSAARPNAAAQNVVAVGAGYLGGGWPSRPATAGQSRFNGDIAQVAVYSLDIDQITPGVAAYLFQAKGSAMSPMPTTTVTITDPNNATSTVAMDPVNGMRITAVTNALGQTTAYTYDTLGNRVGITDPAGHSISRVFDKNGNAVQETTCQTAKSCQTTNYTFYWDNANLADPRNGKILTKIDARAGTSGAANTTYRTTYAYTATGDVASVITPPTTEAPNGRKTTYSYTTADSKTFDSAVKTTEPGLLESVTDPRGQKTVYGYDEFGMLRRVVEASGLTREYLYNALRSTVQQVTVTSDTYPNGVRTIFNYDDRNRLTSQLGPTTTDAVTERTHTPHVILQYDVDGNITKQAAEDWGQLEDQYLAHDPDFVDDRITSIKASVPGQSGLDAPRSTSFTYNAGNRIETLTDPLGNVTRHSYDTNGWNTESTTPDGNVYRNTYSGVGEVLTTTLTGWIGDPNAPSTANDLVLESRAYDPAGRLASVTDAMGRTTAYTYFDDDRLESVTKAASTPDAIVAARYGYDAAGHLISECLNATNAGCARQVNYTVDNADRITGTVIDPAGLKTSITSTFDNNDNVLTQTLTGAGASDSRRRIYTYDTAGRLATSSVDTGAQTITTKNTYDQRGLLTSQIDPRGNLTGATPSDFTTSYRYDEVGRQIAVSSPPVKTENEGGTAVKAVATVLTGYNTFGEQVETKSPTGKIQANTYDVGGRLTASAWAAYTAPGTSTTVTPVVRYAYDKLGQLITQTDPFGNEQSYQYDQLGNRVTQTLQDGRTTRITYDTVGEALSVTNPLGARSEATYNALGQTVTATQIERGTPPAAYTTSYGYDAAGHLTSVKDPLGKTVHRTYNGVDLLTAETDALGNESTTDYNYAGQPTRTTAADGTATTYAYDLAGRLTSSAQQDANSKILRTNSFDYDVAGNQTSTTDPLGKTITTTYDARNRIVSQVQPSTPGQTITTSFGYDADGNTTRYTDPNNNATTYTFNNLGLPESTMVPAVAGQTAAADRTTYLRYDVGGRQTSITRPGNVTIAYTYDKTGRLITESGSGAEAVTETRTYGYDAADHLTTATDPTSTSAYTYGDRGLMRTASMAGWDTTFNYDDAGRLIGQTDPSGITRYGYDDANRQTSQTDPITGKTVTFAYDKVGQATGVSYGDGGPTRTYSYDPLHQLKTDVLKNAGGEIMASVAYGYDDAGHLTSKTTAGVAGAGSNTYTYDDAGRLASWTAGAVTTPYTYDSAGNRTRAGPTSYTYNARSQLTSATTGSTNTAYSYTSRGTTSAITSGSTTTAIASDAFDQQITAGAARYDYDALGRVATRVDGNTTRTFNYQGQSNNVVNDGTQIFGRTVGGTPLSAKVGGTASFLNVDQHGDVTGTFAADGTSLSSSATYDPYGKVTNAAGTRVNLGYQGGWTDPTTNFVNAASRWYNPGTGGFTSADTQQNPPTPAVNANPYAYGNDDPLSHADPTGHDACGTYNATVAAMKAAIYAGLHPDWRKFWLSPLRKQAIGPPVERNTSGGGGNGGSGSNPSSGNADAGSGGSSTSSNNGSGYTGGSSSWGSLYEPPTYDASDAWNDIKSVATNKTFWNAAGTVAFAVGATASVLYQSMFGLAAGKTASCVSGNAPEKPKQKAKGRSKGPVKATGATGNADRAPGQQAQQNIAPGEDPSADASSISSQPLPSEDDCFQGAYQRTDGSRSGGMWVCDSPDFVTDALEDIKGDYRTTGRLFDQDGNLIDEDIYGGPIDFWEVTSGDMKGSTAQAASRYLHQHANTNGVPPQALYPASSDVETKFAWLIRVNSRRLPGTHFNVVINHPRGPCPYDGYDKGCMQNTEAILPPGYSMDIWYPGPIKAPTRYGRGLLE; encoded by the coding sequence GTGAGCGACGTGCGCGGTAGCGTTCGCAGCATCCGAGTTGGGCTGTCATTCCTGCTGACATCGTGCCTGGTGCTGGCGATGGAGCCAGGCGCGGTAGTTGCCGCGCCGCTTGCGTCGCCAAATGCCCCGTCGGGCAGCCCGGATACCCCTGACCAGGTGTACGGAACTGCGGCCAATAAGGCGCACCGTACGACGGCTGCTGCTACTGCGCCTCGTAAAGGAGCCAAGGTCGCTCCTGGCGCCAAGGTCGCGCGCCCGGCCGGGGCCGTGCCGGAGGTCACGCTGCACGAGCCGAAACGCAAGCCCGTGTCATCTGGCTCACTTCTGCATGAGGACCCGGCTGCCAAATCGGTGCCTCAATCAAAAGCCCGTGCATTCAGCAGGCAGAGGAGCCGCAACCGGCCTGACCTGAGCACTGCGACCACGACCGTCTTCGAGAACACTGATGGCACGTTCACCGCAGAGATCCACCGCGCCGCAGTCAACCGACCGGACAGTGCTGGCGGATGGGTCCCAGACAAGGCACTCACAGGATCGGCGACCCAGGCGGCCTCGGCAACCACGCTGGCCGCAGCGGTGACGAATCCGACCGGGCAGAGGACCACCTCCGACAGCACCTACGTGAAGTCCGGCGTCAACGAGAACTTTAGCAGTGACAATGCCCTTTATGTTGGTACGCACGACGGGCACAACTACAACTCGTTCATTAAATTTGACGGTTTTGCCACGCAGTTCCAGAATGCCTACATCCTCAACGCCAACCTGTATCTGGACACTGAGTTCGGCGACACCAGTGCCGGGTTCTGCCAGGCAGCGCCAGTCAGCGTTGCTCCCGTCACTTCCTCCTGGAATCCGGCCACGCTCAAGTCCTATCCCGGCCCGTCCAGCGGGACGGCTATCGGCAGCAGCACCTTCATGGGTGGTGTTAACTGCCAGAACGGCCGGGTCTGGGCAGGTATCGCCTTGAAGCCACGGACCTTTACCAACTGGGCTCACGGTTGGGCCCCGAACTACGGGCTTGCGATCACCGCGCCGTATACGGCGACAGCGTGGAAGGAATTCAACCCGGACGACGCTTACCTGGCAATCGAATACGCTGCGGATGGCGCTGGTGCGTCGTACTCCGAGACCCTGTATGCATCGCCATGGAATAATAAGACCGGTTGGGCCAAGGTGACGATCCAAAACGAAGGATCGGCCACCTGGACACCGACCAACGGTTACAAACTTGGCTACCAGATTTACACCGTCGCTAATGGTGCGCGTACCCTCTATTCCACGTCGAACTACTTGACCGCAATGCCTAGGAATGTGGCACCGAACACCTCAGTCACGGTAACGGCTACGCTGCCGGCGCTGTCTCCTGGAGAGACCTACCAGGTTTGCTGGGACATGGTGCACAACGGTCAGTACTTCTCTGGTCTTGGAATCCCGCAAGCCTGTTACGCGCTGGATGTCGTTAACAATCCGCCGGTCATCGACTCATTGTTCCCGTACAACAACTCGACTCAATATTCGCTGACGCCGAAGTTGTACATGACCGCCCATGACGTCGACGCCTATCCCAACACTGGGCTGAAGTATACCTATAACCTTTACATCAACGGCTCCGCCACGGTTCTCGCCACCTCTGGAACAACCACTTCGGCGAGTTGGACTGTTCCGGCTGGGAAACTATCTTGGGGCAGCACCTACTACTGGCGTGCCCAGGTCACTGACGGCACTACGGCCTCCGCGTGGTCGCAGCCCGGCTACTTCAGCGTTCCAGCACCGCCGCAGCCCTTGGTGACTAGCCACCTTGGTGCAGCTTCGGCCAGCTCGACTGTCAACGGCGCATCAGCGACCGCAGGCAACTATTCCACCGAGGTCGTCGACGCTTCCTCGCCTGCAGGGCTTGCAGCGCAACAGCTCGAGATCCGGCGTACCTACAACAGCATGGATCCCAGGCTGGAGAACGCTTTCGGCGCCGGGTGGTCCTCGCTGCTCGACTCGCGACTGATCCCTGATAACGACGGCACCAGCAGTGTAGTCGTGGTCTTGCCGAACGGCCGCGAAGAGCGTTTCGGACTCAACGCGGACGGCAGTTACACGTCGCCGCCCGGTGCACGACAGAAACTCGTACAAACCCCTGCGGGTTCCGGCCACTACCAGTTGAGGGACCCGTCTGGTCTTGTCTACGAGTTTGCAAACGAGCGCGTCGATTCTGTTTCCGGCCAAACCTATGTCAGCCTACAAAGGGTTGTGGACGGAAACGGGCGCGCCGTTTCTTTGTCGTACGACACGTTCGAGGTGGCTGGCGCGGACGGGGTAACGGCATCGATGTTGCTGCCCAGCTCCATTATTGGTGGTTCAGAAAAACGCGGTGCGTTCGGCTCGCGCAACGAATTGGACTTCAGTTGGGGTGCCGCAAGCATTGTCACCGGTTCGGGCAGAATGGCCCTGGCCCCGCATGTCAGCAAGGTCAGCCTAGTGACACTCAAGTATGGCCTGGGCGGCAAATTCCGGGTCAGGGAGTGGACGTATGGTTATGACGCTGCAAATAACCTTACGTCGGTGTGTCCACCGGACAACGGCGCCGCCTGCACGGGTTATTCGTATACCTCTGGAAGTAATTCCGGTTCGCATTTCTCGGCGATGGTTACCGACGCGTCCCCGCTTGGCTACTGGCGCCTGACTGATGCTGGGGGGACTACTCGCGCCGTCGACCAGGTCGCTGCCAATGTTGGCACCTTCGATGCGATGTTGACCAGCGTCACGCTCGGCCAGCCAGGCGCATTACCGGGGACTCCGGCTACGTCCGCAGCATTTAACGGCACCAGCTCCAAGATGAGCCTGCCGAACGACCTGGTTTCCGGTAGCAATATGACGGTGGGCATGTGGTTCAAGACCACTCAGGCTGGTGGGACGCTGTTCAGCTACCAGAGCCAACCGGCCGGTACGGCAGCTCCCGTTTTCACGCCGGCTCTCTATATCGGCACTGAAGGTAAACTCCACGGCAAATTCTGGGACGGCAGTGCCACCCCACAAGCTGTCACCACGAAAGCAGTCAACGACGGTAAGTGGCACTATGCGGTACTGGCCGGAGCATCCACCAAACAGAAGCTGTACTTGGACGGTGCGGAAGCCGCGTCATTGAGTGGTGCGACGATTGCCTCGTCGGGTCAGCCATACGTTACGGTGGGCGCGGGCCGATGCGCCGGCGGCTGGGCGGCATGCCCGACCAATAACTCGCTTGGCTGGTTCGCTGGGCAGATCCAGGATGTCTTCTACATCAACAAGCCGCTTGGTCTGCCGGCGATTCAGCAGCAGTACGCCGCTGGAATCACGGCGGCTCGGGAGCTGGTGACCGCCAAACTGCCATCAGGCAAGACCGCTGCTGTAGTCACGTACGACGCACTTGCCGATCGGGTGAACTCCGTGACAACTGGAGACGGTGGGACAACCCGATTCAGCCTTCCATCGACGTCCGGCTCAACGAATTACTACCGCGGTGCCGTTCTGAGCACCCGGCCGATCCTCGGCTATCCGCTGAACGAAGAATCCGGCACGGTTGCTCGCAACCTGCTGGGCCTCAACCCGTCAACCGATGATCATCAGGATGGCGTCTACAACGATGTGGTTCTCGGCGTTCCCGGCATCTTCGGTGACGATGGTGACACCGCAGCATCCTTCAACGGCTCCTCCTCATACCTATCGCTACCGCCAGGCTCCGTCGACGTCAACACCAGCGCATCAGTCGGTCTGTGGTTCCGAACCAAAACTGCCGGTGGAGTCCTTTTCTCGTACCAGAACACCCCGATCAACGACACCGTGCCGCAATACTTCACTCCGCTGCTTTACATCGGGACCGACGGCAAGCTGCGCGGCCAGCAATACGACGGCACCGCCTCGCCGATCACCTCACTCGCCGCAGTCAATGACGGCAATTGGCATATGGCGTTGATCACGGCGGCTGGTGCAACGCAGAAGCTGTGGCTTGATGGGGTAGCACAGGGTACCCGGACGGGCAGCGCCGCCCGCCCGAACGCTGCCGCTCAGAACGTTGTCGCCGTCGGCGCTGGCTACCTCGGAGGTGGATGGCCGTCCCGTCCTGCAACCGCCGGTCAAAGCAGGTTCAATGGCGACATTGCTCAGGTCGCTGTCTATAGCTTGGACATTGACCAGATTACGCCCGGCGTGGCGGCCTACCTGTTTCAGGCGAAGGGCTCGGCGATGAGCCCGATGCCTACCACCACCGTTACAATCACCGACCCGAATAATGCAACCTCCACGGTCGCCATGGATCCGGTCAACGGCATGCGTATCACCGCTGTCACTAATGCTCTTGGGCAGACGACGGCGTACACCTATGACACTCTTGGCAACCGGGTCGGTATTACCGACCCGGCAGGACATTCCATCAGCCGAGTGTTCGACAAGAATGGCAATGCGGTTCAAGAAACGACCTGCCAAACCGCTAAATCTTGTCAAACAACGAATTACACCTTTTACTGGGACAATGCAAACCTAGCTGATCCGCGCAACGGCAAAATCCTGACAAAGATTGATGCACGTGCCGGGACTTCCGGGGCTGCAAATACCACATATCGCACCACCTATGCCTACACCGCTACTGGTGATGTCGCTTCGGTCATAACACCGCCTACAACTGAGGCGCCCAACGGCCGTAAAACCACCTACAGTTATACAACTGCTGATAGCAAGACTTTTGACAGCGCGGTGAAAACGACCGAACCTGGCTTGCTCGAGTCGGTCACCGACCCCCGTGGGCAGAAGACCGTATACGGCTACGACGAGTTCGGCATGCTGCGTCGGGTTGTCGAGGCTTCTGGGCTCACGAGAGAGTATTTGTACAACGCGCTCCGCAGCACTGTTCAGCAGGTCACTGTAACTTCGGATACTTATCCCAACGGTGTCCGAACCATATTCAACTACGACGATCGCAATCGACTGACATCCCAGCTCGGGCCGACCACGACGGACGCCGTGACCGAGCGAACACACACGCCCCATGTGATCCTGCAGTACGACGTCGACGGCAACATCACCAAACAGGCTGCTGAGGACTGGGGACAACTCGAGGACCAGTACCTCGCCCACGACCCCGACTTCGTCGACGACAGAATCACGTCAATCAAGGCTTCGGTTCCGGGCCAGTCCGGCCTGGACGCGCCACGTAGCACCAGCTTTACCTACAACGCGGGCAACCGGATCGAGACGCTCACCGACCCACTCGGGAATGTTACTCGGCACAGCTACGACACCAACGGCTGGAACACCGAAAGCACCACGCCAGACGGGAATGTCTACCGCAATACCTACTCTGGGGTCGGGGAAGTGCTTACCACCACACTGACCGGCTGGATTGGTGACCCCAACGCGCCTAGTACGGCAAACGATCTCGTCCTGGAATCACGTGCCTACGACCCGGCAGGCAGGCTAGCCTCGGTCACCGACGCCATGGGCCGAACCACGGCCTATACCTACTTCGACGATGACCGTCTCGAATCCGTCACTAAGGCCGCCAGCACACCCGACGCCATTGTCGCCGCACGGTACGGCTACGACGCTGCCGGGCATCTAATCAGCGAATGCCTGAACGCCACCAATGCTGGATGCGCCCGGCAGGTCAACTACACCGTCGACAACGCCGACCGGATCACCGGCACCGTCATCGACCCGGCGGGTTTGAAGACCAGCATTACCAGCACGTTCGACAACAACGACAACGTGCTCACCCAAACGCTGACGGGTGCGGGCGCATCCGACTCTCGCAGAAGAATCTATACCTATGACACCGCGGGACGCTTGGCCACCAGCTCGGTTGACACCGGCGCCCAGACAATCACCACGAAAAACACGTACGATCAACGTGGCCTGCTCACCTCTCAAATCGATCCGCGGGGCAACCTGACCGGTGCGACACCCTCGGACTTCACTACCAGCTATCGTTACGACGAGGTTGGCCGGCAGATTGCAGTCAGCAGCCCACCGGTAAAAACAGAGAACGAAGGCGGCACCGCCGTTAAGGCCGTGGCCACCGTGCTGACCGGTTACAACACATTCGGTGAGCAGGTTGAGACGAAGAGCCCAACCGGCAAGATCCAGGCGAACACCTACGACGTTGGCGGTCGGCTAACTGCTAGCGCCTGGGCGGCCTATACCGCGCCTGGCACGAGCACCACAGTCACCCCGGTAGTCCGTTATGCCTACGACAAATTGGGTCAGCTGATCACTCAGACCGACCCTTTCGGAAACGAGCAGTCCTACCAGTACGATCAGCTCGGCAACCGGGTCACCCAAACATTGCAAGATGGCCGTACCACCCGAATCACCTACGACACCGTTGGTGAAGCGCTTTCGGTGACCAACCCGCTCGGAGCACGTAGCGAGGCTACTTACAACGCCCTTGGCCAGACGGTCACCGCCACCCAGATCGAACGCGGTACCCCGCCGGCGGCTTACACCACCTCTTACGGGTACGACGCGGCGGGTCATCTGACCAGTGTCAAAGATCCGCTCGGCAAGACAGTCCACCGTACTTACAACGGTGTCGATCTGCTCACCGCCGAAACCGACGCGCTCGGCAACGAGTCAACGACCGACTACAACTACGCCGGCCAGCCGACTAGAACGACTGCAGCCGACGGCACCGCCACCACCTATGCGTATGACCTAGCCGGACGGCTTACCAGCTCCGCCCAGCAGGACGCCAACAGCAAGATTTTGCGCACGAACTCGTTCGATTACGACGTCGCCGGCAACCAAACCTCGACGACCGATCCGCTCGGCAAGACCATCACCACGACCTACGACGCCCGTAACCGCATCGTCAGCCAGGTGCAGCCGAGCACCCCAGGTCAGACCATCACCACCTCCTTCGGCTATGACGCGGACGGCAATACCACCCGCTACACCGACCCGAACAACAACGCCACCACTTACACCTTCAACAACCTCGGACTTCCCGAGTCGACGATGGTGCCGGCTGTGGCAGGGCAGACGGCAGCCGCTGATCGCACCACATATTTGCGCTACGACGTCGGCGGCCGACAAACCTCGATCACCCGACCGGGCAACGTCACCATCGCCTACACCTACGACAAGACCGGGCGGCTCATCACCGAAAGCGGTAGTGGCGCCGAAGCCGTCACCGAAACGCGGACCTACGGCTACGACGCCGCCGACCACCTCACTACAGCCACCGACCCGACCAGCACCTCGGCCTACACTTACGGTGATCGCGGCCTGATGCGAACCGCCAGCATGGCTGGTTGGGACACGACCTTCAATTACGACGACGCCGGTCGCCTGATCGGCCAGACCGACCCGTCCGGAATTACCCGGTACGGTTATGATGACGCCAACCGGCAGACCAGCCAGACGGACCCGATTACTGGCAAGACTGTCACCTTCGCCTACGACAAAGTCGGCCAGGCAACTGGTGTCAGCTACGGCGACGGCGGACCCACGCGCACGTATTCCTACGATCCGCTGCACCAGCTCAAGACCGACGTGCTGAAGAACGCCGGGGGCGAGATCATGGCCTCCGTTGCGTACGGCTACGACGACGCTGGGCACCTCACCTCGAAAACCACCGCCGGCGTTGCCGGAGCCGGAAGCAATACCTACACGTACGACGATGCCGGCCGACTTGCCTCCTGGACTGCCGGAGCCGTAACCACCCCGTACACCTACGACTCTGCTGGTAACAGGACTCGGGCTGGGCCGACCAGCTACACGTACAACGCCCGCTCGCAGCTCACCTCAGCCACCACCGGGTCAACTAACACGGCCTACAGCTACACCAGTCGCGGTACCACCTCAGCGATCACTAGTGGCAGCACTACCACTGCTATCGCTTCGGACGCGTTCGACCAACAGATCACTGCAGGCGCAGCTCGCTACGACTACGACGCGCTCGGCAGAGTAGCCACCCGAGTCGACGGCAACACGACCAGGACATTCAACTACCAGGGGCAGTCCAACAACGTCGTCAATGACGGCACGCAGATCTTCGGGCGCACCGTCGGCGGTACTCCACTGTCGGCCAAGGTCGGTGGAACGGCATCGTTCTTGAACGTCGACCAGCACGGCGACGTCACCGGCACCTTCGCCGCGGACGGGACTAGTCTCAGCAGCTCGGCCACTTATGATCCATACGGCAAGGTCACCAACGCGGCGGGCACTCGAGTCAACCTCGGCTATCAGGGCGGCTGGACTGATCCCACTACGAACTTCGTTAACGCCGCATCTCGCTGGTACAACCCGGGAACCGGCGGCTTCACCAGCGCTGACACACAGCAAAATCCGCCGACGCCAGCAGTCAACGCGAATCCGTATGCCTACGGCAACGATGACCCGTTAAGTCACGCTGACCCCACCGGTCACGATGCCTGCGGTACGTACAACGCCACCGTTGCTGCCATGAAGGCGGCTATCTATGCGGGTCTGCACCCAGACTGGCGGAAGTTCTGGCTGTCGCCCCTCCGGAAGCAAGCCATCGGGCCTCCGGTCGAAAGGAATACCAGTGGCGGCGGTGGAAACGGAGGTAGCGGCTCCAACCCTTCCAGTGGCAACGCGGACGCAGGAAGCGGGGGCTCAAGCACTAGCTCCAACAATGGCAGCGGGTACACCGGCGGCTCTTCGTCCTGGGGTAGCCTTTACGAGCCTCCCACTTATGATGCGAGTGACGCTTGGAATGATATAAAGAGCGTCGCTACGAACAAGACCTTCTGGAATGCGGCAGGAACTGTTGCCTTCGCCGTTGGCGCGACAGCTTCAGTTCTTTACCAGTCGATGTTCGGGCTTGCCGCGGGAAAAACTGCTAGTTGTGTGTCTGGCAATGCGCCCGAAAAGCCAAAGCAGAAGGCTAAGGGAAGGTCCAAGGGGCCAGTCAAGGCTACAGGCGCAACAGGAAATGCTGATCGAGCGCCTGGTCAGCAGGCTCAGCAGAATATCGCGCCCGGTGAAGACCCGTCTGCCGATGCAAGCTCTATCTCATCGCAGCCCCTTCCCAGTGAAGACGACTGCTTTCAGGGGGCATATCAGCGCACCGACGGCTCCCGTTCTGGCGGCATGTGGGTTTGTGATAGCCCTGATTTCGTCACTGATGCCCTCGAAGATATCAAAGGGGATTATAGGACGACGGGGCGTCTTTTTGATCAGGATGGCAACCTGATAGACGAGGACATCTACGGAGGACCTATTGACTTCTGGGAGGTTACAAGTGGAGACATGAAAGGCTCCACCGCGCAGGCGGCGAGTCGCTATCTTCACCAGCATGCGAATACCAACGGTGTCCCTCCTCAAGCGTTATATCCGGCCTCGTCGGATGTGGAGACGAAATTCGCCTGGTTGATTCGAGTGAACTCTAGAAGGCTTCCAGGTACCCATTTCAATGTTGTCATAAATCACCCGAGAGGGCCATGTCCATACGATGGTTACGATAAGGGATGTATGCAGAACACCGAGGCTATTCTGCCGCCAGGCTATAGTATGGATATCTGGTACCCTGGCCCAATCAAGGCCCCGACCCGTTACGGGAGAGGTCTGTTAGAGTGA
- a CDS encoding IS5 family transposase, with product MERIPYRTDLSDARWALIEPVLVQWREARRGLGIKPPVHDLREIVNAILYVARTGMAWECLPHDFPPAKTVYDYYAKWEADGTTARIHDLLRSQVRETKGRDAKPSAAVLDAQSVKTSCNVKESEQGIDAAKKIKGRKRHIATDTLGLLLAVVVTAASVSDSAAGKGLLSTLAAEHPTVSKVWVDGGYQNTVLRHGAGLGIDVEVVPRRAEKGFHVLPRRWVVERTFGWLMQHRRLVRDYEALPQRSVAMVQWVMSSTIMLRLTEESPPNLALSNSNFPIVRICRDRTPS from the coding sequence ATGGAGCGAATTCCATATCGAACGGACCTGTCGGATGCCCGGTGGGCGTTGATCGAGCCCGTGCTGGTGCAGTGGCGTGAGGCCCGGCGGGGCCTGGGGATCAAGCCGCCGGTGCACGATCTACGGGAGATCGTCAACGCGATCTTGTACGTAGCGAGGACCGGCATGGCATGGGAGTGCCTACCGCACGACTTCCCGCCAGCGAAAACCGTCTATGACTACTACGCCAAGTGGGAGGCCGACGGCACAACGGCTCGCATCCACGATCTTCTGCGGTCTCAGGTGCGCGAGACCAAGGGCCGAGATGCTAAGCCGAGCGCTGCGGTGCTGGACGCCCAGAGCGTCAAAACGTCTTGCAACGTAAAGGAGTCCGAGCAGGGCATCGACGCGGCGAAGAAGATCAAAGGACGCAAACGGCACATCGCCACCGACACCCTCGGACTTCTGCTGGCGGTCGTGGTCACGGCGGCGTCGGTATCCGATTCGGCCGCCGGCAAGGGCCTGCTGAGCACCCTCGCTGCCGAGCATCCGACGGTGAGCAAGGTCTGGGTCGACGGCGGCTACCAGAACACGGTGCTGCGCCACGGGGCAGGACTCGGCATCGACGTCGAGGTGGTGCCACGCCGTGCCGAGAAGGGGTTCCATGTCCTTCCGCGTCGATGGGTGGTCGAGCGGACCTTCGGGTGGCTGATGCAGCACCGTCGCCTGGTCCGCGACTACGAGGCACTCCCGCAGCGTTCGGTGGCGATGGTCCAATGGGTGATGTCTAGCACAATCATGCTCAGACTGACCGAAGAATCCCCCCCAAACCTGGCGCTGAGTAACTCGAATTTCCCCATTGTACGGATATGTCGGGATCGGACGCCCTCTTAG
- a CDS encoding DnaJ family domain-containing protein: MGAYWYESSIDRQLREATERGEFETLPSAGKPLAGYGGEYDEDWWVKDWLRREGATAGVIPPTLALRRAVEDLETVVDRLHTERAVREHVAELNVRIGKARRGHLDGPPVILPALDADAVVAAWSARASPRAIGESGPSPALPRRRRLARLLGSKAERARRERAAPGEERPPEGRDPAEQ; encoded by the coding sequence ATGGGCGCGTACTGGTACGAGTCGTCGATCGACCGGCAGTTGCGGGAGGCCACCGAGCGCGGTGAGTTCGAGACCCTGCCCAGCGCGGGCAAGCCGCTCGCCGGGTACGGCGGGGAGTACGACGAGGACTGGTGGGTCAAGGACTGGCTGCGACGCGAGGGCGCGACGGCCGGGGTGATCCCGCCGACGCTGGCGTTGCGCCGGGCCGTGGAGGACCTGGAGACGGTGGTCGACCGGCTGCACACCGAGCGAGCGGTCCGGGAGCACGTGGCGGAGCTGAACGTGCGGATCGGCAAGGCGCGGCGTGGTCACCTCGACGGGCCGCCGGTGATCCTGCCGGCGCTGGACGCCGACGCGGTGGTCGCGGCCTGGTCGGCCCGTGCCAGCCCCCGTGCCATCGGGGAGTCCGGGCCGTCGCCCGCCTTACCGAGACGGCGACGTCTCGCCCGCCTGCTCGGAAGCAAAGCCGAGCGAGCGCGAAGGGAGAGGGCCGCGCCGGGCGAGGAGCGTCCGCCGGAGGGAAGGGACCCCGCTGAACAATGA